Part of the Polyangiaceae bacterium genome, AGGCCCGCGAGCGCCAGGTGGGTGGCCGGCGCGAGCGGATCCCGATCGCGAAGGTCGCGCGCGGAGCCGACCAGCGCGAGCAGTCGCTCGACCCGCGAGGCCGGCCAACCCGAGCGCCGCGCGACGCCGAGCAGGTAGCCGAGCAGCGCCGCATGGACGTGCAGATCCTCGATGCTGCGGAACGGCTTCAGGTACCGAGCGTACCCGTCGCCGGGCAAGACCTGGCTCGCCTCCACCGCCGCGTCGCGGAACCGGATCGTCGCATGCGGGACCTCGGGCACGAAGGGCGTTTCGGGCATGGCGGCGACCTCGATCCCCTGCCCCGGCAGCGCGACGCGCACCACGACGAGCTGGCTCTTCCCTTCGCGCTCGCCCGTCTTGGCGACCACCAGCGCCTGCTCTGCCAGCGGTCCGAGCGTCGCCCAGCGCTTCTCTCCGTCGAGCACGAAGCCCTGCCCGCGGGGCTCGAGCAGGGTCTGGATGGCGCGCGGGTGGTTGCCGCCCTCCTCGCTCGCACACAGGCAAGTTGGCACGGGGTCGAGCCCCGTGAAGAGAGCTCGCAGGGCCGCGTCGTACCCACCGGCAAAGGCGAAGCCCAGGCGATCGGCGGTCACGCCGGCGAGCAACGCGCGATCGATGCCCAGCGCCGCGTGGCGCGCGCCCGCCGACCTCTGCCACCACTCCGGCAGGTCTGCCGCCAGCACCGGCTCGGCAGAGAGCAACGCTTCGAGGATCGCCGTGTCGGTCGCGGGAGCGAGAGTCATTGCTCCCGCCGGGTCGCCGCGATCTCCGTCACGACGCCGAAGTGGTCGCTCGGCCAGAGCTCGCCCTCGGGGTGTGGCTCGCTCTCGGCGAAGGCGAGCCGGGTCTCGAGAGGCTCGCCGCGGAAGCCCCGATCCGGACCGCGCACGAAGACGTAGTCGATGCGCCGCGGCGGCTCGTGGGCCAGAGCGGCGAAGCGGTTCTTGCGGTCGAAGGTGTAGCCCGGACCGTCACCGCCGTGGAGCCAGGCGTCGGCGAAATACACGCTCTTGCCCTCCACCGTCGCGTGCCCGGAGAGGTAGCGGATCTCGTCCGACTCGGGCCCGGCGTTGAAGTCGCCCATCAGCACCGGCGGCAGCCGGCTCTCGTCCACCGGGCAGAGCTCGAAGATCTTGTCGACGATGAAGCGTACCTGGAGCAAACGAACGCTGCCGTGGTGGAGCTTCCAGTTCAGGTGGGTGACGAAGACCGGCAAGAGCCCGTGCGGCGTTCCGACCAGCGCGTAAAGGAGCACGCGCGCCTCGCCCGGATCCGCCCCGGGCAAGGCGAAGTGCGCTTCTTCGATGATGGGATGACGGCTGGCGAGCGCGTTGCCGAACGAGAGCCCGGCGCCGTAGTGCATCGCGGGAGCGAACGCGAGCTCGAAGCCGAGCCCCTCACAGAGCTCGACGGCCTGACAGCTCTCCGCGTCCGGCGCCGGTTCGTCCAGACGCAGCACCTCCTGGAGCCCGAGCACGTCCGGCGCGAGCGCCGCGAGCTGCTTCCGGATCAGCGCCGCGCGCGCGGGCCAGGGTCCGGACTTGTTCCAGATGTTGAGGGTGGCGATGCGCAAGCGTTCGGTCATTCCTCGTCCCTCCCGTACAGCTCTTCGACTGCGAACAGGTCCTTCGATCCGAGCCCGGCCTCCACCGCGCGCCCGACCTCGGCGCGGGCCGCGGCGTGCGTCGGCATCACCGCGCCGAGCTCCTGCTGGAGCTCCGCGCACAGCTCCGCGTCGCGCAGCACCAGCTCGAGCACGAAGTCCGGATCGTCGTAGCGGCGTGCGAGCACCCGCTCGCGCTTGCCCTGGTACGCGGGCGTTGCGAACGCCCCCTCGGTGAAGGCCGCGACCAGCACCTCCCGCGAGAGCCCCGCGCGCTCGCCGAGACGCAGCATGGACGCGAACGCCATCAGGTGCTGACACCCGAGGCCGTTCAGCACCACCTTCAGCGCCTGGCCCGCGCCGACGGGGCCCGCGTGGAGCGTGCGCCTTCCGACCGCCGCGAACACAGGCGCGAGCGCCGCGACGTCGGCCGCGTCGCCTCCCGCGAGCACCACCAGCTCGCCGCGCTCTGCCGGACCTCGAGTGCCGCTCACCGGCGCGTCCACGAAGCGCGCTCCGCGCTCGGTCAAGCGAGCGGCTGCGGCGCGGGCCGCGACGGGGCCGCTGGTCGAGAAATCGACGTAGAGCTTGCCCGCGATCTCGCCTTCCGCCGCTCCGCTCGGGCCAAACAGCACGCTCTCCAGGGCCTCGCCTCCGGTGAGCATGCTGCAGATGACGTCGGCAGCGGCCGCGGCTTCTGCCGGCGTCGCCGCCCGCGGCGCGCCGAGCACGGCGCTCCGCTCGGGGCTGCGGTTCCAGACCACCAGTGGGAAGCCCGCTCGCACGAGCCGCAGGGCCATCGGGCCCCCCATGGTTCCCAGGCCCAGAAACGCGACGCGAGGCAGGCTCGACACGGCCAGGAGGCTAGCCTGGGCGGGGCCCGGAAAAAAATCCGGGAACCCGCCGCTGCGGGCCGCTGTCACTCCCCACAATCCGCCGCGTCGGGTGGCGGTTCGGGCGATGGCCCAGAGAAGGAGCAGGCGATGAGCCGTCGTGCGCTGGCATTCGTGTTCGGTTTTGGGGCATTTGGGGCGCTCTCGTTGCCGGCCGGCGAGCCTTGGACCAGCCCGGGCCTGCCCGTCGCCGTGGCCCACGCCCAGGAGACCGCCGAGAGCTGCCTGGGCTTCAAGAAGAGCGACATCGACAGGGGCATCGCCTTCGACATCGAGTCGAGCTGCGGCATGAAGCTCGCGTGCAAGGTGAGCTGGGTCGTGAAGTGCGCCGACAACGACGGCAAGCCCGAGTCCACCAGCGCCAAGAGCGAGCGCTTCGAGCTCGCCTCGAACGAGAGCCACAGCGTCACGATGTCGGCATCCAGCTGCAAGCAGGCCTGGAAGGTCGAAGACGTGCGCTGGGGCTGCGATCCCGTGAAAAAGTGAGCCGGCTGCGCTAGCGTTCGCTGGCCCGTGCTCCGTCGCCAGCTCTCAATTCGTCTCCTCGCCACGCTTGCGCTGGCGAGCGCAACCGGCACCGCGGAGCCGGGCGTGCGCTGGGAGACCGGCGGCGAGGTCGCCGGCTACCTCGACACCGACCACGTCTGGGCGCTGACGCCGTCCGCTCACGCCAGTGCGCGCGAGCCAAGCGCCGGCTGGAACGCCAGCGGCAGTTACCTGGTGGACATCGTCTCGGCGGCGTCGGTGGACATCGTCTCGGCGGCGAGCCCGCGCTGGTTCGAGGTCCGGCACGCCGGCGCGCTCAGCGGAGGCTACAAGCCCGGCGCGGCTGCCGTGTCGGCGAGCCTGGCGACGTCCATCGAGCCGGACTTCACCTCCTTCGCGGCGGGCGCCACCGGCAGCCACGATTTCGCGCGCAAGAACCTGGTGCTGTCCCTCGGCTACGTGTACGAGCACGCCGTAGCGGGGCGCACCGGCACGCCGTTCTCCGTCTACGCGCTGCGCGCCGATCGCCACCAGCTCGCGGCCCGCGCCGAGATCGTAGTCGGACCTGCCACGCTCCTCTCGCCGGCGCTCGACGTTCACTTCGAGTCGGGGCGCCAGGAGAAGCCCTACCGCTGGCTGCCGCTGTTCGACGCCGCCGTCGCGTCGAGCGTCCCGGTGGGCGCCTCGATCGACGAGGTGAACCAGCTGCGCCTGCCCGGGCGCGTCGCCGAGCATTTGCCCGACACGCGGCAGCGCTACGCCGCGAGCGCGCGCCTCGCGCACCGCTTCGCGCGCTCGACCTTGACGCTCTGGGACCGGGCCTACCTGGACAGCTGGGGGCTCCTGGCCACCACCACCGACGTCAAGTGGGTGTTCGAGCTCTCGCGCCGCTGGTCGGTCTGGCCGCACCTCCGCTTCCACGATCAGTCGGCCGCCACGTTCTGGCGCCGCGCGTACGTCGGCCGCATCGGCGCCGGCAGCGTGGTGGTGCCCGAGCACCGCAGCGGAGACCGAGAGCTGTCCCCGTTCTGGACGGCGACCGCCGGTCCGGGGCTGCGCTTCGATCTCGGGTCGCCGACCCCCCGGAGCCTGAGCGCCACGCTGGAATTCGACGGCGCCTACACGCAGTTCCGCGACGCGCTCTACATCGACCATCGCTGGAGTGGCCTCGCCGTGGCAGGCTTCAGCGCGAGGTTCGAGTGAAGCGCTGGCTCCTGCTCCTTCCGGCCGTGCTCGCCGCGAGCGCTTGCCGCGATCCGGCGCTCGACGCCAAGGCCGAGGCGCTCGGGCCGGATCCTGGACCCTACGAGGAAGGCCCGCTCCACCGCGCGGGCTTCCCGTGCACGTACTGTCACGCCAAGGGTGGGCGCGCCGAGCCGAATTTCGATCTGGCCGGCACGGTGTACGCCGAGAAGGACTCGCCGGAGGGTCTGCCCGGCGTGACGGTGCGCTTGTTCGACTCGAAGGGCCGGCAGCAGACCGTCGGCACGAACGAGGTCGGCACCTTCTTCCTGGAAGAGGGCGCGCTCGAGCTCGAGTTCCCGCTCTGGGTGAGGCTCGAGTACGGCGACGAGCGGCGCTGCATGAAGACCCCGATCCGTCGCGAGAGGTCTTGCGCGGCGTGCCACTTCGATCCGGCCGGCCCCAGCCGAACGTTCCGCGTGTACCTGCGGGACGACGAACCCGTGTCCGGCCGCGACTCGTGCAAGGAGCCGACCCCATGAGGCGGCTCGGACCCTTGCTCGTCGTCGCGGCCTGCTCGGTCGTGAGCGAGCAGAAGACGTTCGACGCGCCGAGCCCCGAGGGTTTCCACCGCGTGAGCGAGATGCTCCACGCGCGCTGCGGCTCCCTCGACTGCCACGGCCAGGCCGGTCGCAGCTTGCGCCTCTACGGCTCCATGGGGCTGCGCCTGGATCCGAGCGACGTTCCGGGCGTACCGCGCAAGACCGCGGATCCGGCGGAGGCCGAGGCGAACTACGTCTCCGTGCTCGCCCTCGAGCCGGAGATCCTGGCCGCCGTCTTCCAGGACGGTGGTCGCGATCCGGAGCGCCTGACGCTGGTGCGCAAGGGCCGGCTGTTCGAGAGTCACAAGGGCGGCGAGGCGCTCGACGCCCTCGGCAGGCGCTGCTTCGTCTCCTGGCTCGAAGGCGCGGTGGACGGCGCAGCGTGCAACGCGGCGGCGGTGCTCGCGAGGCCCCCTGGCTTCGTCCTGAGCGGCTCGGGGGGAAGCGGGGGCAGCGGCGGCGCCGGAGGCACCGGCGCTTCGGGGGGCAGCGGCGGCAGCGGCGGCGCTCCGCTCGGCGGCAGCGGTGGCCTCGGGGGCAGCGGCGGCAGCGGCGGTACCGCCGGCGACGGCGGCACCGCCGGCTGCGGCGGCAGCAGCGCGCCTTGCATCGAGTTCTGGGAGGCGGACTACGTCGAGGGCTGCGCGCCCCCGAACCCCGCGCCCGCCGATCACTCCGCCTACAAGAGCAAGGGCTGCGAGGACTGCCAC contains:
- a CDS encoding acyl-CoA dehydrogenase family protein produces the protein MTLAPATDTAILEALLSAEPVLAADLPEWWQRSAGARHAALGIDRALLAGVTADRLGFAFAGGYDAALRALFTGLDPVPTCLCASEEGGNHPRAIQTLLEPRGQGFVLDGEKRWATLGPLAEQALVVAKTGEREGKSQLVVVRVALPGQGIEVAAMPETPFVPEVPHATIRFRDAAVEASQVLPGDGYARYLKPFRSIEDLHVHAALLGYLLGVARRSGWPASRVERLLALVGSARDLRDRDPLAPATHLALAGLLAETEAFVQDAEPLWAQVDAAEARRWERDRPLLSVAGKARQARQKRAREHFGLPE
- a CDS encoding endonuclease/exonuclease/phosphatase family protein, with protein sequence MATLNIWNKSGPWPARAALIRKQLAALAPDVLGLQEVLRLDEPAPDAESCQAVELCEGLGFELAFAPAMHYGAGLSFGNALASRHPIIEEAHFALPGADPGEARVLLYALVGTPHGLLPVFVTHLNWKLHHGSVRLLQVRFIVDKIFELCPVDESRLPPVLMGDFNAGPESDEIRYLSGHATVEGKSVYFADAWLHGGDGPGYTFDRKNRFAALAHEPPRRIDYVFVRGPDRGFRGEPLETRLAFAESEPHPEGELWPSDHFGVVTEIAATRREQ
- a CDS encoding NAD(P)-dependent oxidoreductase; the protein is MSSLPRVAFLGLGTMGGPMALRLVRAGFPLVVWNRSPERSAVLGAPRAATPAEAAAAADVICSMLTGGEALESVLFGPSGAAEGEIAGKLYVDFSTSGPVAARAAAARLTERGARFVDAPVSGTRGPAERGELVVLAGGDAADVAALAPVFAAVGRRTLHAGPVGAGQALKVVLNGLGCQHLMAFASMLRLGERAGLSREVLVAAFTEGAFATPAYQGKRERVLARRYDDPDFVLELVLRDAELCAELQQELGAVMPTHAAARAEVGRAVEAGLGSKDLFAVEELYGRDEE
- a CDS encoding DUF3570 domain-containing protein, giving the protein MLRRQLSIRLLATLALASATGTAEPGVRWETGGEVAGYLDTDHVWALTPSAHASAREPSAGWNASGSYLVDIVSAASVDIVSAASPRWFEVRHAGALSGGYKPGAAAVSASLATSIEPDFTSFAAGATGSHDFARKNLVLSLGYVYEHAVAGRTGTPFSVYALRADRHQLAARAEIVVGPATLLSPALDVHFESGRQEKPYRWLPLFDAAVASSVPVGASIDEVNQLRLPGRVAEHLPDTRQRYAASARLAHRFARSTLTLWDRAYLDSWGLLATTTDVKWVFELSRRWSVWPHLRFHDQSAATFWRRAYVGRIGAGSVVVPEHRSGDRELSPFWTATAGPGLRFDLGSPTPRSLSATLEFDGAYTQFRDALYIDHRWSGLAVAGFSARFE